A genomic segment from Desulfonatronum lacustre DSM 10312 encodes:
- a CDS encoding sigma-54-dependent Fis family transcriptional regulator, translating to MQEGLLLVDANGTIKLVNKAMEEITGYSRDELIESSCSIFNCDACKRVRSDARHAWCKLFEKKDFVRKRCHIMRKDGTYVHILKTASVLYDDDGQPFGAVETLTDVSELDRKEHELQQLSRLLDERTIFHGMVGRSAKMQNIFRLVEKAAQSDAPVFICGESGTGKELVARAIHDLGPRSEEPFVQFNCAALNESLLESELFGHVKGAFTGAFRHRQGRFEAAHGGDIFLDEIGDLPMSVQVKLLRVLETKTFERVGDNRQLSVDVRIITATNKYLPKLISEGLFREDLFYRINVIPIRLPALRERRDDIPLLADFFIQRLRSKSEKDIKGLSPMTLGMFMRYSWPGNVRELKSVLEYAFVLADRGQIEPEHLPMDIQVPVPTKGPTESVASQACPAEADQKTQLVEALRRTGGNKSEAARILGINRVTVFNRMRKYGVDMKTVIQV from the coding sequence ATGCAGGAGGGGCTGCTTTTGGTGGACGCCAACGGGACCATCAAGTTGGTCAACAAGGCCATGGAAGAAATCACCGGTTATTCCCGCGATGAGCTGATCGAGTCCTCCTGCTCCATTTTCAATTGCGACGCCTGCAAGCGCGTCCGCTCCGACGCTCGCCATGCTTGGTGCAAACTCTTCGAAAAAAAAGACTTCGTGCGCAAGAGATGTCACATCATGCGCAAGGACGGCACGTACGTACATATCCTGAAAACGGCTTCCGTGCTCTACGATGACGACGGCCAGCCTTTCGGCGCCGTGGAAACCTTGACCGACGTCTCCGAGCTGGACCGCAAGGAACATGAACTCCAGCAGCTTTCCCGGCTGTTGGACGAGCGGACCATTTTTCACGGCATGGTCGGTCGTTCCGCCAAAATGCAGAATATTTTTCGGCTGGTGGAAAAGGCCGCCCAAAGCGACGCGCCGGTGTTTATCTGCGGCGAATCCGGTACGGGTAAGGAATTGGTGGCCAGGGCGATCCATGATCTGGGGCCGCGATCCGAAGAACCTTTCGTGCAGTTCAACTGCGCGGCCCTGAATGAATCGCTGTTGGAAAGCGAGCTGTTCGGCCACGTCAAAGGGGCTTTTACCGGTGCGTTCCGTCATCGCCAGGGCCGGTTTGAAGCGGCCCACGGCGGGGATATCTTTCTGGACGAGATCGGCGACCTGCCCATGTCCGTCCAGGTCAAACTGCTCCGCGTTCTGGAGACCAAGACCTTCGAGCGGGTAGGGGACAACCGGCAGCTTTCCGTGGACGTGCGGATCATCACCGCCACCAATAAATATCTTCCGAAGTTGATTTCCGAAGGCCTGTTTCGGGAGGACCTGTTCTACCGGATCAACGTGATCCCCATCCGGTTGCCGGCATTGCGCGAGCGGCGGGACGACATCCCGTTGCTGGCGGATTTTTTCATCCAACGCCTGCGCTCCAAAAGCGAAAAGGACATCAAGGGATTGAGTCCCATGACCTTGGGCATGTTCATGAGGTATTCCTGGCCCGGCAACGTGCGCGAACTGAAAAGCGTATTGGAGTACGCCTTTGTTCTGGCCGACCGCGGACAGATCGAACCGGAGCATCTGCCCATGGATATTCAGGTTCCGGTGCCCACGAAAGGCCCGACGGAATCCGTCGCTTCCCAGGCCTGTCCCGCGGAAGCCGATCAGAAGACGCAATTGGTGGAGGCCTTGCGCCGCACCGGAGGGAATAAGTCCGAGGCAGCGCGGATTCTAGGCATCAATCGGGTGACTGTGTTTAATCGGATGCGCAAGTACGGGGTCGACATGAAAACCGTGATCCAGGTGTAG
- a CDS encoding formate dehydrogenase subunit gamma has product MSEKLIHRHDKLSIFIHWFNAFCWIALLLTGLGLIKNDQLNPLGAWWPNLMRALFGGGENLLAVHQYLGLIWAGVFVLYVLLKPRETWLFLKEVFTVSPSRDMTWFMKMNLKMTMGKKGFQRFGMTPDMPPQGFYNFGQKLFAQATVLGGIVIVVTGVIMFLSPIMLDNPDPAAWSRTIHYLTVGLVTAGMLVHIYMAAISKEEKPAFKSMFTGTVPEHYAKHHHQLWYEEVAGEERKVEG; this is encoded by the coding sequence ATGAGTGAAAAACTGATTCATCGACATGACAAGTTGTCCATTTTCATCCACTGGTTCAACGCCTTCTGCTGGATCGCCCTGCTGCTCACCGGCCTGGGGCTGATCAAGAACGACCAGCTCAATCCTCTGGGTGCGTGGTGGCCGAACCTGATGCGCGCCCTGTTCGGGGGCGGCGAGAACCTACTGGCCGTACACCAGTATCTGGGCCTGATCTGGGCCGGGGTGTTCGTGCTTTACGTGCTGCTCAAGCCCAGGGAGACATGGCTCTTCCTGAAAGAAGTCTTCACCGTCTCCCCGTCCAGGGACATGACCTGGTTCATGAAGATGAACCTGAAGATGACCATGGGCAAGAAGGGCTTTCAGCGCTTCGGCATGACCCCGGACATGCCGCCCCAGGGTTTCTACAACTTCGGGCAGAAGCTCTTCGCCCAGGCCACGGTGCTGGGCGGGATCGTCATCGTGGTCACGGGCGTGATCATGTTCCTCTCCCCCATCATGCTCGACAACCCTGATCCCGCGGCCTGGTCCCGGACCATCCACTACCTCACGGTCGGCCTGGTCACCGCCGGAATGCTGGTGCACATCTACATGGCCGCCATTTCCAAGGAGGAAAAGCCGGCCTTCAAGTCCATGTTCACCGGCACCGTTCCCGAACACTACGCCAAGCACCATCACCAGTTGTGGTACGAGGAAGTGGCTGGGGAGGAAAGGAAGGTCGAAGGGTGA
- the tsaA gene encoding tRNA (N6-threonylcarbamoyladenosine(37)-N6)-methyltransferase TrmO, producing MDQNLILALTPVGVVRSPLIRLEDCPKQGLENGPTARIEIDAAFLDALDGLALGAEILVFTWMHLAERDRLKARARGNPDNPLQGVFALRSPHRPNPLGLHQVRIVGLDAERGMLDVFPLEAVDGTPVVDVKPVLERGRGDGTPYGLPWGPRISAREAGLIREAGSRAWQRGLMAGLNGNISLRQGDAMIITVSGSAKGRLRPGDLALVNLASGTVTGPGRPSTEATLHRAVYASQSKAQAVLHVHPPHLLALSLAKPQDDLLELPLFEADVWSRKMIRLAPLQPGCEALAKQVGRAAMAYPALFMERHGLVCWGRDMDEALALAEELESLARIDVLNRSMVG from the coding sequence ATGGACCAGAACTTGATCTTGGCCCTGACTCCCGTCGGCGTGGTTCGTTCGCCGCTCATACGTCTGGAGGACTGCCCCAAACAGGGGCTGGAGAACGGCCCCACGGCCCGGATCGAGATCGACGCCGCGTTTCTCGATGCCCTGGACGGCCTGGCCTTGGGCGCGGAGATCCTGGTTTTCACCTGGATGCATTTGGCCGAGCGGGATCGTTTGAAAGCCAGGGCCCGGGGCAATCCGGACAACCCGCTGCAAGGGGTCTTCGCCCTGCGCTCGCCCCATCGCCCCAACCCCCTCGGCCTGCACCAGGTCCGGATTGTCGGGCTGGACGCGGAACGGGGAATGTTGGACGTCTTCCCTCTGGAAGCCGTGGACGGGACCCCGGTTGTGGACGTCAAGCCGGTCTTGGAACGGGGCCGCGGCGACGGAACGCCCTACGGCCTGCCCTGGGGCCCCCGGATCAGCGCCCGGGAAGCGGGCTTGATACGCGAGGCCGGGAGTCGGGCCTGGCAACGGGGGCTGATGGCCGGTCTGAACGGAAACATCAGTCTGCGCCAGGGCGATGCCATGATCATCACGGTTTCCGGAAGTGCCAAGGGGCGGCTGCGGCCCGGCGACCTGGCCCTGGTCAACCTGGCCTCCGGAACGGTGACCGGCCCGGGCCGACCCTCCACCGAGGCGACCCTGCACCGGGCCGTATATGCGTCACAGTCCAAGGCCCAGGCGGTATTGCACGTCCATCCTCCCCATTTGCTGGCCCTGAGTCTGGCCAAGCCCCAGGACGACCTGCTGGAACTGCCGCTCTTCGAAGCGGATGTCTGGTCCCGGAAAATGATCCGTCTGGCCCCGCTCCAGCCCGGATGCGAGGCCCTGGCCAAGCAAGTGGGCCGGGCGGCCATGGCCTACCCGGCCCTGTTCATGGAACGCCACGGTCTGGTCTGTTGGGGGCGGGACATGGACGAGGCTTTGGCCCTGGCCGAGGAGCTGGAGAGCTTGGCTCGGATCGACGTGCTGAATCGGAGCATGGTGGGCTGA
- a CDS encoding molybdopterin-containing oxidoreductase family protein yields the protein MDETTKTLSRRNFLRASAAAMTAAAGVPALTGLVSTGHAAAPALQAGPITDHYTACDMCFNRCGMIARVQNGRVIKLDPNPKFLKSRGMLCARGNAATAHIYDPDRLKHPLLRKGARGEGKWQRLSWDQALDHTAEQFERIAEKYTRCGVMFSPGSDMQSQFLIRFAEVFGSYNITSHETLCLLSNARAYLDTFGETPYPDVLYTKYIIIAGANPFEAIITPDTIDLMEARKNGCKIVVLDPRYTKTAAMADEWFSIRPHTDMAFFLALAHVIIHEGLYDRQFADEMLFGLEELRAHVREYSPEWAAGETGIPAEDIRRIAREIAAAAPTAMVYTGRRTSDYEDSSQIRRSMAIVNALLANWDRPGGILASREVGVRAPYFDIPWYDDNPDDRIDHGMAPGLIHHEGSFKLMRDAIIKEEPYPIRGWFTFKTNFMQTAANRKKTIEMLDHLDFIVNADIAMTDTAWYSDLLLPSPSFLERNDPVSALQGSSACACAIWRDAVVPAMYESRDMRWICTELSKRLGFPETFDFTIDQYREWQLASIPEAAQAIKEDGVYYNPSKVYGIYFDVPLKTQAQKIELYNQRYANMGLDPMPTYKPPRREEGKLRLVVGRTAFFTHSNTNNALLIEFEEENTLWIHPKTATRMGFGDGERVFVTSGVAQVELALKFFEGIEKDTVYMATGFGALSPGQRLVHNRGASIAEVLEDHVDHISGNMAMHETLVTVSRKVG from the coding sequence ATGGATGAGACGACGAAAACACTTTCACGACGTAATTTCCTGCGGGCATCCGCGGCGGCCATGACCGCCGCGGCCGGGGTCCCGGCCCTAACGGGCCTGGTGTCCACCGGACACGCCGCGGCTCCGGCCCTTCAGGCCGGGCCGATCACCGATCACTACACGGCCTGCGACATGTGTTTCAACCGGTGCGGGATGATCGCCAGGGTCCAGAACGGTCGGGTGATCAAGCTGGACCCCAACCCGAAATTCCTCAAATCCCGAGGCATGCTCTGCGCCCGGGGCAACGCGGCCACGGCGCACATCTACGACCCGGACCGACTCAAACACCCTCTGCTGCGCAAGGGGGCCCGGGGCGAGGGCAAGTGGCAGCGCCTCTCCTGGGACCAGGCCCTGGACCACACCGCCGAGCAGTTTGAGCGCATCGCTGAAAAGTATACCCGCTGCGGAGTCATGTTCTCACCCGGCTCGGACATGCAGTCCCAGTTCCTGATCCGCTTCGCCGAGGTCTTCGGCTCCTACAACATTACTTCCCACGAAACCTTGTGCCTGCTGAGCAACGCCCGGGCCTATCTGGACACCTTCGGGGAGACTCCCTACCCGGACGTGCTGTACACCAAGTACATCATCATCGCCGGGGCCAACCCCTTTGAGGCCATCATCACTCCGGACACCATCGACCTGATGGAGGCCCGCAAAAACGGCTGTAAGATTGTCGTCCTGGACCCGCGCTACACCAAGACCGCGGCCATGGCCGACGAGTGGTTCTCCATCCGGCCGCACACGGATATGGCTTTTTTCCTGGCCCTGGCCCATGTGATTATTCACGAGGGGCTGTACGATCGCCAGTTCGCGGACGAAATGCTCTTCGGTTTGGAGGAGTTGCGCGCCCATGTCCGCGAATACAGCCCGGAATGGGCCGCCGGGGAGACCGGAATACCGGCCGAGGACATCCGGCGCATTGCCCGGGAAATCGCCGCCGCGGCCCCCACGGCCATGGTCTATACCGGACGACGAACCTCGGACTATGAGGATTCTTCCCAGATTCGCCGCTCCATGGCCATCGTCAACGCCCTGCTGGCCAACTGGGACCGCCCCGGCGGAATCCTGGCGTCACGGGAAGTCGGCGTACGCGCCCCGTACTTCGACATCCCCTGGTACGACGACAACCCGGACGACCGCATCGACCACGGCATGGCCCCGGGCCTGATCCATCACGAGGGCTCGTTCAAGCTGATGCGCGACGCGATCATCAAGGAAGAGCCTTACCCCATCCGGGGCTGGTTCACCTTCAAGACCAACTTCATGCAGACCGCGGCCAATCGCAAGAAGACCATCGAGATGCTCGACCATCTCGACTTCATCGTCAACGCGGACATCGCCATGACCGACACGGCCTGGTACTCGGACCTGCTCCTGCCCTCTCCCAGCTTTCTGGAACGCAACGACCCGGTCTCGGCCCTGCAGGGCTCCTCGGCCTGCGCCTGCGCCATCTGGCGCGACGCCGTGGTCCCGGCGATGTACGAGTCCCGGGACATGCGCTGGATATGTACCGAGCTGTCCAAGCGCCTGGGTTTTCCGGAAACGTTCGACTTCACCATCGACCAGTACCGGGAATGGCAATTGGCCAGCATCCCCGAAGCGGCCCAGGCCATCAAGGAAGACGGGGTCTACTACAACCCCAGCAAGGTTTACGGCATCTACTTCGACGTGCCGCTGAAGACCCAGGCCCAGAAGATCGAGCTCTACAACCAGCGTTACGCCAACATGGGCCTGGACCCCATGCCGACGTACAAGCCACCGCGTCGGGAAGAGGGCAAGCTCCGTCTGGTGGTGGGCCGCACGGCCTTCTTCACCCACAGCAATACCAACAACGCCCTGCTCATTGAGTTCGAAGAGGAAAACACCCTCTGGATTCACCCCAAAACGGCCACGCGGATGGGCTTTGGCGACGGAGAGCGGGTCTTCGTGACCAGCGGTGTCGCCCAGGTGGAACTGGCCTTGAAATTCTTCGAGGGCATTGAAAAAGACACCGTGTACATGGCCACCGGCTTCGGGGCGCTCTCTCCGGGCCAGCGCTTGGTGCACAACCGGGGAGCCAGCATCGCCGAAGTCCTGGAGGATCACGTGGACCATATTTCCGGCAACATGGCCATGCATGAGACCCTTGTAACCGTGAGCAGGAAGGTGGGCTGA
- a CDS encoding c-type cytochrome, whose protein sequence is MRKQTLMGIGVAVILASYIGISVAAEAGNARKGRFLFRQECRPCHMENPVGAVPSHYLGPDSKTQADWKAVFDAYTEMPCVEHWGEKLSDQDRLDIYQYLYDGAMDSPTPAKCG, encoded by the coding sequence ATGAGAAAGCAAACATTGATGGGCATCGGCGTCGCGGTCATCCTGGCATCCTACATTGGCATTTCCGTCGCCGCTGAAGCCGGCAACGCCCGGAAAGGCCGGTTCCTGTTCCGCCAGGAATGCCGCCCCTGTCACATGGAAAACCCGGTGGGAGCTGTTCCTTCACACTACCTCGGCCCGGACTCCAAGACCCAGGCCGACTGGAAAGCGGTATTCGACGCCTACACGGAAATGCCTTGTGTTGAACATTGGGGCGAGAAGCTCTCGGACCAGGATCGCCTGGACATCTATCAGTACTTGTATGACGGAGCCATGGACTCCCCGACTCCGGCCAAGTGCGGATAA
- the wrbA gene encoding NAD(P)H:quinone oxidoreductase, translating to MKALVVYYSMYGHIHALAEAMVQGVGQVPGATVELRRVPETLPEEVLAKMGALDAQKKLTTVPVCTVDELAEADAIIFGTPTRFGNMCGQMRQFLDATGGLWAEGKLIGKVGSVFTSSATQHGGQESTILTFIPFLLHQGMVVVGLPYSFQGQMRMDEITGGSPYGISTIVGGQGERMPSENELEGARFQGRHVAEIATKLAKP from the coding sequence ATGAAAGCCCTCGTTGTCTACTATTCGATGTACGGACACATCCACGCCCTGGCCGAGGCCATGGTTCAGGGAGTCGGTCAGGTGCCGGGCGCGACCGTTGAACTGCGTCGGGTTCCGGAAACGCTCCCCGAAGAGGTTCTTGCCAAGATGGGCGCTTTGGACGCGCAAAAAAAACTCACGACGGTCCCGGTCTGCACCGTGGACGAACTGGCCGAGGCCGATGCGATCATCTTCGGCACCCCGACCCGGTTCGGGAATATGTGCGGTCAGATGCGCCAGTTCCTGGACGCCACCGGCGGGCTCTGGGCCGAGGGCAAACTGATCGGCAAGGTCGGCAGCGTGTTCACCAGCTCCGCCACCCAGCACGGCGGCCAGGAATCCACCATCCTGACCTTCATTCCCTTCCTGTTGCACCAGGGCATGGTAGTGGTCGGTCTGCCCTATTCCTTCCAGGGCCAGATGCGCATGGATGAAATCACCGGCGGCTCCCCCTACGGCATCTCCACCATCGTCGGCGGTCAGGGCGAACGCATGCCCAGCGAAAACGAACTGGAAGGCGCCCGCTTCCAGGGACGCCATGTCGCTGAAATCGCGACGAAACTGGCCAAGCCGTAA
- a CDS encoding 4Fe-4S dicluster domain-containing protein, translated as MKKYAMVVDSSVCIDCKGCMVSCKVQNNVPKGYWRNWIKHTTPDFSLGKLTRTHFQPGGCMQCDVPTCVTACPSGATFKDRETGIVHVNESLCIGCGNCVRACPYGARYRHPEKRVPDKCDFCFSSGRLARGLVPACVDTCPTKARVFGDLNDPDSEVSRLLREKTTVRVTSKNIDTQPNLYYIAATEPADWPGDVEYPQAYSVMASLVNPLVTVAVGLSALGVAGMWAKQAFAPDPPDPEDDEHEANPPESTVSKQD; from the coding sequence ATGAAAAAATACGCCATGGTCGTGGACTCTTCCGTCTGTATCGACTGCAAGGGCTGCATGGTTTCCTGCAAGGTCCAGAACAACGTGCCCAAGGGGTACTGGCGCAATTGGATCAAGCACACCACCCCGGACTTTTCCCTGGGCAAGCTGACCCGGACCCATTTCCAGCCCGGCGGGTGCATGCAGTGCGACGTGCCCACCTGCGTCACGGCCTGTCCCAGCGGGGCCACGTTCAAGGATCGGGAAACCGGGATCGTCCACGTCAATGAATCCCTATGCATCGGCTGCGGCAACTGCGTGCGGGCCTGTCCCTACGGGGCCCGGTACCGGCATCCGGAAAAACGCGTTCCGGACAAATGCGACTTCTGCTTCAGCTCGGGCAGACTGGCCCGGGGACTGGTTCCGGCCTGCGTGGACACCTGTCCCACCAAGGCACGGGTCTTCGGGGATCTCAACGATCCGGACAGCGAAGTCTCCCGGCTGCTGCGGGAAAAAACCACGGTGCGGGTGACCAGTAAAAACATCGATACCCAGCCCAACCTGTACTATATCGCGGCCACGGAGCCCGCGGACTGGCCAGGAGACGTGGAGTATCCACAGGCCTATTCAGTCATGGCCTCGCTGGTCAATCCGCTGGTCACGGTCGCCGTGGGGCTGTCCGCCCTGGGCGTTGCCGGGATGTGGGCCAAGCAGGCCTTTGCTCCGGACCCGCCAGATCCAGAGGACGACGAGCACGAAGCAAACCCCCCTGAATCGACAGTCTCCAAGCAGGACTAA